From a single Coturnix japonica isolate 7356 chromosome 18, Coturnix japonica 2.1, whole genome shotgun sequence genomic region:
- the ABCC3 gene encoding canalicular multispecific organic anion transporter 2 isoform X1: MDVFCGSRFWDANLSIHTDNPDLTPCFQNTILAWIPSIYLWTALPFYLLYLKRSKRGYIVLSMLSRFKTLFGVLLWCVSWADLFYSFHELLQSRTPPPVYFVTPLVIGITMLLATLLIQYERLRGVQSSGVLIIFWFLSVLCAVGPFRSKIVTTTAQNHVNERFRSATFYIYFVLLIIELILSCFKEKPPFFSPASADPNPSPELTSGFLSRLTFWWFTSFAIRGYKKPLEDKDLWSLNEDDVSKNIVQKLSREWDREKAECEQKEDVTYRKKSNHALNHVGDGPEEAEVLIRGKRHNRKPSFLKALLRTFGPYFLIGSFFKLIQDLLSFVNPQLLSVLISFIKNKDAPTWWGFLIAALMFTCTVLQTLIVHQHFQYCFVTGMRLRTGITGVIYRKSLVITNSAKRSSTVGEIVNLMSVDAQRFMDLVAFLNMLWSAPLQTCLALYFLWQALGPSVLAGVAVMVLLIPFNSAVAIKTRAFQVEQMQYKDSRIKLMNEILGGIKVLKLYAWEPSFSEKVLEIRKNELRVLKKSAYLNSLSNFAWTSSPFLVALTTFAVYVLVDERNTLDAEKAFVSLSLFNILKFPLAMLPQLISNIAQTSVSLKRIQQFLSHDELDPNCVERNVIAPGYAISVKNATFSWGKELKPSLKDINLLVPSGALVAVVGHVGCGKSSLLSALLGEMEKLEGEVAVKGSVAYVPQQAWIQNATLKDNILFGQAPNEQKYQNILEACALKADLEVLPGGDHTEIGEKGINLSGGQRQRVSLARAVFSSSDIYLLDDPLSAVDSHVAKHIFDQVIGPDGVLKGKTRVLVTHGIGFLPQVDHIVVLADGKISEMGSYQELLKQNKAFAEFLRNYALDENIEEDELTMMEEEEVLLAEDTLSIHTDLADNEPVTNEVRKQFLRQLSVISSEGGECPSKMSARRRVAEKKPAEPPLPRRNPNEKLIQAETTEVGTVKLTVFWQYMKAVSPVISLIICFLYCCQNAAAIGANVWLSDWTNEPVINGTQHNTSMRIGVYAALGLLQGFIVFVSSFTLAMGGINAARKLHAALLENKFHTPQSFYDTTPTGRVINRFSKDIFVIDEVIPPTILMFLGTFFVSLSTMIVIIASTPLFAVVIVPLAVLYFFVQRFYVATSRQLKRLESVSRSPIYSHFSETISGTSVIRAYQREKSFIDISDRKVDENQKCYYPSIVSNRWLGIRVEFVGNCIVLFAALFAVIGKSSLNAGLVGLSVSYALQVTLALNWMVRTTSDLETNIVAVERIKEYSETETEAPWIIEDKRPPADWPSRGELEFVNYSVRYRKGLDLVLKDLNLQVHGGEKIGIVGRTGAGKSSMTLCLFRILEAAKGEIRIDGVRISEIGLHDLRSRLTIIPQDPVLFSGTLRMNLDPFNKYSDEEVWKALELSHLKKFVSSQPSMLEFECSEGGENLSVGQRQLICLARALLRKTRILILDEATAAIDLETDDLIQMTIRTQFEDCTVLTIAHRLNTIMDYTRILVLDNGTIAEFDTPTNLIASRGIFYGMAKDAGLA; encoded by the exons ATGGACGTGTTCTGCGGCTCCCGCTTCTGG gaTGCCAATCTTTCGATCCACACTGACAATCCAGACCTGACACCATGTTTCCAGAACACCATCCTGGCATGGATTCCCAGTATTTATCTGTGGACTGCATTACCCTTTTATCTTCTATACCTGAAGCGCTCTAAAAGAGGGTACATTGTGCTCTCCATGCTGAGCAGGTTCAAGACG ctgttCGGTGTCCTGCTGTGGTGTGTGAGCTGGGCAGATCTCTTCTACTCTTTCcatgagctgctgcagagcagaacacCACCACCAGTCTATTTTGTGACTCCGCTGGTCATCGGCATCACTATG CTGTTAGCTACACTGCTGATTCAGTACGAGAGACTGAGAGGAGTTCAGTCCTCTGGAGTGCTCATTATCTTCTGGTTtttgtctgtgctctgtgccgTGGGGCCTTTCCGGTCTAAGATTGTGACTACAACAGCACAG aaCCATGTAAACGAGAGGTTCAGGTCTGCCACGTTTTAcatctattttgttttgctaatcATTGAGTTGATCCTTTCATGTTTCAAAGAAAAGCCTCCATTCTTTTCCCCTGCCAGCGCAGACCCT AATCCCTCTCCAGAGTTAACGTCGGGCTTTCTCTCAAGACTGACGTTCTGGTGGTTTACAAG CTTTGCAATTCGGGGTTACAAAAAGCCTCTTGAAGACAAGGATTTGTGGTCACTGAACGAAGATGATGTTTCAAAAAATATCGTGCAGAAACTAAGTAGAGAATGGgacagagagaaagcagagtgtGAACA GAAAGAAGATGTGACCTATAGGAAGAAATCAAACCATGCACTGAATCATGTTGGTGATGGCCCAGAGGAAGCAGAAGTTCTAATCAGGGGCAAGAGGCACAATAGGAAGCCTTCCTTCCTCAAGGCTTTGCTGAGGACCTTTGGACCGTACTTCTTAATCGGCTCCTTCTTCAAGCTGATACAAGACCTACTTTCATTTGTCAACCCTCAGCTGCTAAG TGTATTAATCAGCTTCATTAAGAACAAAGATGCCCCAACCTGGTGGGGGTTTTTGATCGCGGCTTTGATGTTtacctgcactgtgctgcagaccCTCATAGTTCACCAGCATTTCCAGTACTGCTTTGTTACTGGGATGAGGCTGAGAACTGGGATCACTGGAGTGATATACCGGAAG TCTTTGGTCATCACAAACTCAGCAAAGCGTTCATCCACTGTTGGAGAAATCGTCAACCTGATGTCAGTGGATGCCCAGCGCTTCATGGACCTGGTGGCTTTCCTGAACATGTTGTGGTCTGCACCACTCCAGACGTGCCTGGCGCTGTATTTCCTCTGGCAG GCTCTAGGGCCGTCTGTGCTGGCAGGAGTCGCTGTGATGGTTTTGCTTATCCCATTCAACTCTGCAGTAGCCATCAAAACCAGAGCATTCCAG GTGGAGCAAATGCAGTATAAAGACTCCCGTATTAAGTTAATGAACGAGATCCTGGGTGGCATTAAGGTGCTGAAGCTGTATGCCTGGGAGCCGTCGTTTTCAGAAAAAGTCCTGGAGATAAGAAAGAATGAGCTGCGAGTGCTGAAGAAGTCTGCCTACCTCAACTCCTTGTCCAACTTCGCATGGACCAGCTCCCCGTTCCTG GTAGCACTGACAACGTTTGCTGTCTacgtcctggtggatgagagGAACACCCTGGATGCAGAAAAGGCTTTTGTCTCGCTCTCCTTGTTTAACATCTTGAAGTTCCCGCTCGCGATGCTTCCACAGCTCATCAGCAACATTGCACAG acCAGTGTTTCCCTGAAGAGAATTCAGCAGTTCCTGAGTCACGATGAGCTCGATCCAAATTGCGTGGAAAGAAACGTGATTGCACCAG GCTATGCCATCAGTGTAAAAAATGCGACGTTCAGCTGGGGGAAGGAGCTTAAGCCGTCCTTGAAAGA TATAAACCTGTTGGTCCCCAGTGGCGCTTTGGTTGCTGTTGTTGGCCATGTGGGCTGTGGGAAGTCGTCTCTGTTGTCTGCCCTCCTGGGTGAGATGGAAAAGCTGGAAGGAGAAGTGGCTGTGAAG GGTTCTGTTGCTTACGTGCCTCAGCAAGCCTGGATCCAGAACGCCACGCTGAAAGACAACATTCTGTTTGGCCAAGCTCCTAATGAgcaaaaataccaaaatatcCTGGAGGCCTGTGCTTTAAAGGCTGACCTGGAAGTGCTGCCAGGAGGAGATCACACGGAGATAGGAGAGAAG GGCATCAACCTGTCAGGTGGCCAGAGGCAGCGAGTGAGCCTCGCTCGTGCCGTGTTCAGCAGCTCTGACATTTACCTGCTCGATGATCCTCTTTCTGCTGTGGACTCGCATGTTGCAAAGCACATCTTCGACCAAGTGATTGGTCCAGATGGGGTGCTTAAAGGAAAA ACTCGAGTTCTGGTGACCCACGGCATTGGTTTCCTGCCTCAGGTAGACCATATAGTTGTCCTAGCAGACGGCAAAATCTCCGAAATGGGATCTTACCAAgaacttctgaaacaaaacaaggccTTTGCAGAATTCCTTCGAAATTATGCACTCGATGAAAACATTGAAGAGGATGAACTAACAA tgatggaagaggaggaggtcCTGCTGGCTGAAGACACCCTCAGCATCCACACCGACCTGGCAGATAACGAACCCGTGACAAATGAGGTCCGCAAACAGTTCCTTAG GCAGCTCAGTGTGATATCTTCTGAGGGAGGAGAATGTCCCAGCAAAATGTCAGCCAGACGAAGAGTTGCTGAAAAGAAGCCAGCTGAGCCGCCTCTGCCAAGGAGAAACCCTAACGAGAAACTTATCCAGGCAGAAACCACAGAAGTGGGAACG GTAAAGCTAACAGTGTTCTGGCAATACATGAAGGCCGTCAGCCCTGTCATCTCTTTGATTATATGTTTCCTATATTGCTGCCAAAATGCTGCAGCTATTGGGGCCAATGTGTGGCTCAGTGACTGGACCAACGAGCCAGTGATAAATGGGACTCAGCACAACACATCCATGCGAATCGGAGTCTACGCTGCCTTGGGCCTCTTGCAAG GCTTCATTGTGTTCGTCTCCTCTTTCACCCTGGCAATGGGAGGCATTAATGCAGCACGGAAGCTTCACGCGGCTCTGCTGGAGAACAAGTTTCACACACCACAGTCCTTCTATGACACCACTCCCACCGGGCGTGTGATCAACCGCTTCTCCAAGGACATCTTTGTGATCGACGAGGTCATCCCCCCCACCATCCTGATGTTCCTGGGAACGTTCTTTGTCTCCTTATCCACAATGATTGTCATTATTGCAAGCACCCCGCTCTTCGCTGTGGTTATCGTTCCACTTGCAGTTCTGTACTTCTTTGTTCAG CGATTCTACGTGGCCACATCCCGGCAGCTGAAGCGCCTGGAATCTGTGAGCAGATCTCCCATCTACTCACACTTCTCAGAAACAATATCAGGGACCAGCGTCATCAGGGCCTACCAGAGGGAGAAATCCTTCATAGACATCAGCGATAGGAAGGTGGATGAAAATCAGAAGTGTTACTACCCCAGCATCGTATCAAACAG GTGGTTGGGCATCCGAGTGGAGTTTGTGGGGAACTGTATTGTTCTCTTTGCAGCATTGTTTGCAGTGATTGGTAAAAGCAGCCTGAATGCTGGCTTGGTAGGACTTTCAGTATCCTACGCGTTACAG GTGACCTTGGCTCTGAACTGGATGGTCCGAACAACTTCTGATCTTGAAACTAACATTGTGGCTgttgaaagaataaaagagtattcagaaactgaaacagag GCTCCCTGGATAATTGAGGATAAGAGACCCCCGGCAGATTGGCCATCCAGGGGAGAGCTGGAGTTTGTCAATTATTCGGTGCGGTACAGGAAGGGCCTCGATCTGGTGCTGAAGGATCTAAACCTCCAAGTGCACGGTGGAGAGAAG ATTGGGATTGTTGGCCGAACTGGAGCAGGGAAGTCTTCCATGACCCTCTGTCTCTTTAGGATCCTGGAAGCTGCAAAAGGGGAAATTAGAATTGATGGTGTGAGGATTTCAGAGATCGGCCTCCATGACCTTCGATCGAGGCTGACAATTATTCCTCAG GatcctgttctcttttctgGAACATTAAGGATGAACCTGGATCCATTTAATAAGTATTCAGATGAAGAAGTATGGAAAGCTCTTGAACTGTCTCATTTGAAGAAGTTTGTCAGCAGTCAACCATCCATGCTGGAATTTGAGTGCTCAGAAGGTGGTGAAAATCTTAG TGTTGGCCAAAGGCAGCTCATCTGTCTGGCGAGGGCGCTGCTCCGCAAGACGAGAATCTTAATCCTGGATGAAGCAACAGCAGCTATTGATCTGGAGACGGACGATCTGATCCAGATGACAATTAGGACTCAGTTTGAAGACTGCACGGTGCTGACAATAGCGCACAGACTGAACACCATTATGGATTACACAAG GATTCTTGTGCTGGACAATGGAACCATCGCAGAATTTGATACACCTACAAACCTTATAGCATCAAGGGGGATTTTCTATGGTATGGCTAAGGATGCTGGGCTGGCGTGA
- the ABCC3 gene encoding canalicular multispecific organic anion transporter 2 isoform X2, whose translation MLSRFKTLFGVLLWCVSWADLFYSFHELLQSRTPPPVYFVTPLVIGITMLLATLLIQYERLRGVQSSGVLIIFWFLSVLCAVGPFRSKIVTTTAQNHVNERFRSATFYIYFVLLIIELILSCFKEKPPFFSPASADPNPSPELTSGFLSRLTFWWFTSFAIRGYKKPLEDKDLWSLNEDDVSKNIVQKLSREWDREKAECEQKEDVTYRKKSNHALNHVGDGPEEAEVLIRGKRHNRKPSFLKALLRTFGPYFLIGSFFKLIQDLLSFVNPQLLSVLISFIKNKDAPTWWGFLIAALMFTCTVLQTLIVHQHFQYCFVTGMRLRTGITGVIYRKSLVITNSAKRSSTVGEIVNLMSVDAQRFMDLVAFLNMLWSAPLQTCLALYFLWQALGPSVLAGVAVMVLLIPFNSAVAIKTRAFQVEQMQYKDSRIKLMNEILGGIKVLKLYAWEPSFSEKVLEIRKNELRVLKKSAYLNSLSNFAWTSSPFLVALTTFAVYVLVDERNTLDAEKAFVSLSLFNILKFPLAMLPQLISNIAQTSVSLKRIQQFLSHDELDPNCVERNVIAPGYAISVKNATFSWGKELKPSLKDINLLVPSGALVAVVGHVGCGKSSLLSALLGEMEKLEGEVAVKGSVAYVPQQAWIQNATLKDNILFGQAPNEQKYQNILEACALKADLEVLPGGDHTEIGEKGINLSGGQRQRVSLARAVFSSSDIYLLDDPLSAVDSHVAKHIFDQVIGPDGVLKGKTRVLVTHGIGFLPQVDHIVVLADGKISEMGSYQELLKQNKAFAEFLRNYALDENIEEDELTMMEEEEVLLAEDTLSIHTDLADNEPVTNEVRKQFLRQLSVISSEGGECPSKMSARRRVAEKKPAEPPLPRRNPNEKLIQAETTEVGTVKLTVFWQYMKAVSPVISLIICFLYCCQNAAAIGANVWLSDWTNEPVINGTQHNTSMRIGVYAALGLLQGFIVFVSSFTLAMGGINAARKLHAALLENKFHTPQSFYDTTPTGRVINRFSKDIFVIDEVIPPTILMFLGTFFVSLSTMIVIIASTPLFAVVIVPLAVLYFFVQRFYVATSRQLKRLESVSRSPIYSHFSETISGTSVIRAYQREKSFIDISDRKVDENQKCYYPSIVSNRWLGIRVEFVGNCIVLFAALFAVIGKSSLNAGLVGLSVSYALQVTLALNWMVRTTSDLETNIVAVERIKEYSETETEAPWIIEDKRPPADWPSRGELEFVNYSVRYRKGLDLVLKDLNLQVHGGEKIGIVGRTGAGKSSMTLCLFRILEAAKGEIRIDGVRISEIGLHDLRSRLTIIPQDPVLFSGTLRMNLDPFNKYSDEEVWKALELSHLKKFVSSQPSMLEFECSEGGENLSVGQRQLICLARALLRKTRILILDEATAAIDLETDDLIQMTIRTQFEDCTVLTIAHRLNTIMDYTRILVLDNGTIAEFDTPTNLIASRGIFYGMAKDAGLA comes from the exons ATGCTGAGCAGGTTCAAGACG ctgttCGGTGTCCTGCTGTGGTGTGTGAGCTGGGCAGATCTCTTCTACTCTTTCcatgagctgctgcagagcagaacacCACCACCAGTCTATTTTGTGACTCCGCTGGTCATCGGCATCACTATG CTGTTAGCTACACTGCTGATTCAGTACGAGAGACTGAGAGGAGTTCAGTCCTCTGGAGTGCTCATTATCTTCTGGTTtttgtctgtgctctgtgccgTGGGGCCTTTCCGGTCTAAGATTGTGACTACAACAGCACAG aaCCATGTAAACGAGAGGTTCAGGTCTGCCACGTTTTAcatctattttgttttgctaatcATTGAGTTGATCCTTTCATGTTTCAAAGAAAAGCCTCCATTCTTTTCCCCTGCCAGCGCAGACCCT AATCCCTCTCCAGAGTTAACGTCGGGCTTTCTCTCAAGACTGACGTTCTGGTGGTTTACAAG CTTTGCAATTCGGGGTTACAAAAAGCCTCTTGAAGACAAGGATTTGTGGTCACTGAACGAAGATGATGTTTCAAAAAATATCGTGCAGAAACTAAGTAGAGAATGGgacagagagaaagcagagtgtGAACA GAAAGAAGATGTGACCTATAGGAAGAAATCAAACCATGCACTGAATCATGTTGGTGATGGCCCAGAGGAAGCAGAAGTTCTAATCAGGGGCAAGAGGCACAATAGGAAGCCTTCCTTCCTCAAGGCTTTGCTGAGGACCTTTGGACCGTACTTCTTAATCGGCTCCTTCTTCAAGCTGATACAAGACCTACTTTCATTTGTCAACCCTCAGCTGCTAAG TGTATTAATCAGCTTCATTAAGAACAAAGATGCCCCAACCTGGTGGGGGTTTTTGATCGCGGCTTTGATGTTtacctgcactgtgctgcagaccCTCATAGTTCACCAGCATTTCCAGTACTGCTTTGTTACTGGGATGAGGCTGAGAACTGGGATCACTGGAGTGATATACCGGAAG TCTTTGGTCATCACAAACTCAGCAAAGCGTTCATCCACTGTTGGAGAAATCGTCAACCTGATGTCAGTGGATGCCCAGCGCTTCATGGACCTGGTGGCTTTCCTGAACATGTTGTGGTCTGCACCACTCCAGACGTGCCTGGCGCTGTATTTCCTCTGGCAG GCTCTAGGGCCGTCTGTGCTGGCAGGAGTCGCTGTGATGGTTTTGCTTATCCCATTCAACTCTGCAGTAGCCATCAAAACCAGAGCATTCCAG GTGGAGCAAATGCAGTATAAAGACTCCCGTATTAAGTTAATGAACGAGATCCTGGGTGGCATTAAGGTGCTGAAGCTGTATGCCTGGGAGCCGTCGTTTTCAGAAAAAGTCCTGGAGATAAGAAAGAATGAGCTGCGAGTGCTGAAGAAGTCTGCCTACCTCAACTCCTTGTCCAACTTCGCATGGACCAGCTCCCCGTTCCTG GTAGCACTGACAACGTTTGCTGTCTacgtcctggtggatgagagGAACACCCTGGATGCAGAAAAGGCTTTTGTCTCGCTCTCCTTGTTTAACATCTTGAAGTTCCCGCTCGCGATGCTTCCACAGCTCATCAGCAACATTGCACAG acCAGTGTTTCCCTGAAGAGAATTCAGCAGTTCCTGAGTCACGATGAGCTCGATCCAAATTGCGTGGAAAGAAACGTGATTGCACCAG GCTATGCCATCAGTGTAAAAAATGCGACGTTCAGCTGGGGGAAGGAGCTTAAGCCGTCCTTGAAAGA TATAAACCTGTTGGTCCCCAGTGGCGCTTTGGTTGCTGTTGTTGGCCATGTGGGCTGTGGGAAGTCGTCTCTGTTGTCTGCCCTCCTGGGTGAGATGGAAAAGCTGGAAGGAGAAGTGGCTGTGAAG GGTTCTGTTGCTTACGTGCCTCAGCAAGCCTGGATCCAGAACGCCACGCTGAAAGACAACATTCTGTTTGGCCAAGCTCCTAATGAgcaaaaataccaaaatatcCTGGAGGCCTGTGCTTTAAAGGCTGACCTGGAAGTGCTGCCAGGAGGAGATCACACGGAGATAGGAGAGAAG GGCATCAACCTGTCAGGTGGCCAGAGGCAGCGAGTGAGCCTCGCTCGTGCCGTGTTCAGCAGCTCTGACATTTACCTGCTCGATGATCCTCTTTCTGCTGTGGACTCGCATGTTGCAAAGCACATCTTCGACCAAGTGATTGGTCCAGATGGGGTGCTTAAAGGAAAA ACTCGAGTTCTGGTGACCCACGGCATTGGTTTCCTGCCTCAGGTAGACCATATAGTTGTCCTAGCAGACGGCAAAATCTCCGAAATGGGATCTTACCAAgaacttctgaaacaaaacaaggccTTTGCAGAATTCCTTCGAAATTATGCACTCGATGAAAACATTGAAGAGGATGAACTAACAA tgatggaagaggaggaggtcCTGCTGGCTGAAGACACCCTCAGCATCCACACCGACCTGGCAGATAACGAACCCGTGACAAATGAGGTCCGCAAACAGTTCCTTAG GCAGCTCAGTGTGATATCTTCTGAGGGAGGAGAATGTCCCAGCAAAATGTCAGCCAGACGAAGAGTTGCTGAAAAGAAGCCAGCTGAGCCGCCTCTGCCAAGGAGAAACCCTAACGAGAAACTTATCCAGGCAGAAACCACAGAAGTGGGAACG GTAAAGCTAACAGTGTTCTGGCAATACATGAAGGCCGTCAGCCCTGTCATCTCTTTGATTATATGTTTCCTATATTGCTGCCAAAATGCTGCAGCTATTGGGGCCAATGTGTGGCTCAGTGACTGGACCAACGAGCCAGTGATAAATGGGACTCAGCACAACACATCCATGCGAATCGGAGTCTACGCTGCCTTGGGCCTCTTGCAAG GCTTCATTGTGTTCGTCTCCTCTTTCACCCTGGCAATGGGAGGCATTAATGCAGCACGGAAGCTTCACGCGGCTCTGCTGGAGAACAAGTTTCACACACCACAGTCCTTCTATGACACCACTCCCACCGGGCGTGTGATCAACCGCTTCTCCAAGGACATCTTTGTGATCGACGAGGTCATCCCCCCCACCATCCTGATGTTCCTGGGAACGTTCTTTGTCTCCTTATCCACAATGATTGTCATTATTGCAAGCACCCCGCTCTTCGCTGTGGTTATCGTTCCACTTGCAGTTCTGTACTTCTTTGTTCAG CGATTCTACGTGGCCACATCCCGGCAGCTGAAGCGCCTGGAATCTGTGAGCAGATCTCCCATCTACTCACACTTCTCAGAAACAATATCAGGGACCAGCGTCATCAGGGCCTACCAGAGGGAGAAATCCTTCATAGACATCAGCGATAGGAAGGTGGATGAAAATCAGAAGTGTTACTACCCCAGCATCGTATCAAACAG GTGGTTGGGCATCCGAGTGGAGTTTGTGGGGAACTGTATTGTTCTCTTTGCAGCATTGTTTGCAGTGATTGGTAAAAGCAGCCTGAATGCTGGCTTGGTAGGACTTTCAGTATCCTACGCGTTACAG GTGACCTTGGCTCTGAACTGGATGGTCCGAACAACTTCTGATCTTGAAACTAACATTGTGGCTgttgaaagaataaaagagtattcagaaactgaaacagag GCTCCCTGGATAATTGAGGATAAGAGACCCCCGGCAGATTGGCCATCCAGGGGAGAGCTGGAGTTTGTCAATTATTCGGTGCGGTACAGGAAGGGCCTCGATCTGGTGCTGAAGGATCTAAACCTCCAAGTGCACGGTGGAGAGAAG ATTGGGATTGTTGGCCGAACTGGAGCAGGGAAGTCTTCCATGACCCTCTGTCTCTTTAGGATCCTGGAAGCTGCAAAAGGGGAAATTAGAATTGATGGTGTGAGGATTTCAGAGATCGGCCTCCATGACCTTCGATCGAGGCTGACAATTATTCCTCAG GatcctgttctcttttctgGAACATTAAGGATGAACCTGGATCCATTTAATAAGTATTCAGATGAAGAAGTATGGAAAGCTCTTGAACTGTCTCATTTGAAGAAGTTTGTCAGCAGTCAACCATCCATGCTGGAATTTGAGTGCTCAGAAGGTGGTGAAAATCTTAG TGTTGGCCAAAGGCAGCTCATCTGTCTGGCGAGGGCGCTGCTCCGCAAGACGAGAATCTTAATCCTGGATGAAGCAACAGCAGCTATTGATCTGGAGACGGACGATCTGATCCAGATGACAATTAGGACTCAGTTTGAAGACTGCACGGTGCTGACAATAGCGCACAGACTGAACACCATTATGGATTACACAAG GATTCTTGTGCTGGACAATGGAACCATCGCAGAATTTGATACACCTACAAACCTTATAGCATCAAGGGGGATTTTCTATGGTATGGCTAAGGATGCTGGGCTGGCGTGA